The proteins below come from a single Pseudanabaena sp. BC1403 genomic window:
- a CDS encoding glutaredoxin family protein, translating to MKLILYSKQDCCLCEGLLTKLQQVKNVDFELEVREITTNSDWFDRYQYEIPVLCLFNDRQQEQELPRFPPRSPVTKLEDLLQRYV from the coding sequence ATGAAATTAATTTTGTATAGCAAGCAAGATTGCTGTCTATGTGAAGGGTTGCTAACAAAATTACAGCAGGTTAAAAATGTGGATTTTGAGTTAGAGGTTAGAGAAATCACGACTAACTCTGACTGGTTTGATCGCTATCAATATGAAATACCTGTGCTCTGCCTATTTAACGATCGCCAACAGGAGCAAGAACTGCCCAGATTTCCGCCGCGATCGCCAGTTACAAAACTTGAAGATTTATTGCAACGCTATGTATAA
- a CDS encoding pentapeptide repeat-containing protein — MLHNYFLSGAIALPIYFSFVQTAIADPVGQLLETRACLECELSNANLTEAKLNGANLSLAKMRAADLRKANLIGANLIGAYLKDANFQDANLRWANFTNADLENVDFRGADLRGAKFNAALLKDSNSQKSIFCRTIMSDGKLNNRDCGLSGD; from the coding sequence ATGTTGCATAATTACTTTTTATCTGGCGCGATCGCATTACCTATATATTTTTCGTTTGTCCAAACTGCGATCGCTGATCCTGTTGGGCAATTGCTGGAAACTAGAGCTTGCCTAGAATGCGAATTAAGCAACGCCAATCTCACTGAGGCAAAACTCAATGGCGCAAATCTGAGCTTGGCAAAAATGCGGGCGGCAGATTTGCGTAAGGCTAACTTGATCGGTGCAAATCTGATCGGTGCATACTTAAAAGATGCAAATTTTCAGGATGCAAATTTACGCTGGGCAAACTTTACAAATGCCGACTTAGAAAATGTTGATTTTCGAGGTGCGGACTTGAGAGGGGCAAAGTTTAACGCGGCTTTATTAAAGGATAGTAATTCGCAAAAAAGTATTTTTTGTCGCACGATCATGTCCGACGGCAAGCTAAATAACCGCGATTGTGGATTATCTGGCGATTAA
- a CDS encoding DUF6760 family protein: protein MGGIIGYPSERLYEEVAFIAFYFHWSREDILNLTHAERLRWVNEIMRLR from the coding sequence ATCGGGGGAATCATAGGCTACCCCTCGGAGAGGTTGTATGAAGAGGTAGCCTTCATTGCTTTTTACTTCCATTGGTCAAGAGAAGATATTCTAAACCTCACCCATGCCGAACGCTTACGTTGGGTCAATGAAATCATGCGATTACGTTAG
- a CDS encoding ATP-binding protein: MTASLNTLTDTLITTETWLKRSQDDLFAALARIGLVLEKKIALKKGSPFEAQVESSPQKQQVNSYLTKLCKSLSLSEFERDILLLCVGLELNPSWGDLCAEITNDPKQTYATFSLAMSILDHANWSAFSPASNLRRWHLVELGAGNALTASPLRVDERILHYLMGDQHLDQRLLQLLEPIIANSVQIDSHKQVVNQAIATWASASNENQLKHLPVLQLCGEDVASKMAIASDICNDLELKLYKIPANLLPHDLINLQLIAQLCDREYSLSDIALLIDCDRDEVPNQNQDMAIGYLIEILECPMIISSQTRRRQHQRTIITFEVRSPSIDEQKTLWEESLSDLDSESKDSLNGSIHELVSYFNLSPTHIYNASLKAKSTHNPELNHTFHQSLWNACRAQSRPRLDELAQSVETTATWEDLILPSKEKFVLHDIAAHVRQRLTVYEKWGFAGRSRRGLGISALFAGSSGTGKTMAAEVLGNELQLDVYRIDLSSVIDKYIGETEKNLKRIFDAAEGGGVILLFDEADALFGKRTEVKDSHDRHANVGVSYLLQRMEAYRGLAVLTTNLKNSLDQAFLRRLRFVIQFPFPDAEQRAEIWRRAFPKQTPILELDYLKLGKLSVAGGNIRNIALNSAFIAADHNEPVQMKHILQAAKIEYIKLEKPMMDAETKGWV, encoded by the coding sequence ATGACTGCATCGCTAAACACTTTGACAGATACTTTGATCACTACTGAAACTTGGTTAAAGCGCAGCCAAGATGATCTATTTGCAGCACTTGCTAGGATTGGCCTTGTTCTAGAGAAAAAAATTGCATTAAAAAAAGGCTCCCCTTTTGAAGCGCAAGTTGAATCTTCTCCACAAAAACAGCAGGTCAATAGCTATCTTACCAAACTATGCAAAAGCTTAAGTCTTTCTGAATTTGAAAGAGATATTTTGCTGTTATGTGTAGGTTTAGAATTGAATCCAAGCTGGGGAGATCTTTGTGCAGAAATTACAAACGATCCCAAGCAAACCTATGCCACATTTAGTCTAGCGATGTCAATACTAGATCATGCCAATTGGTCAGCCTTCTCACCAGCTTCAAATTTACGGCGATGGCATTTAGTAGAGCTGGGAGCAGGGAATGCGCTTACGGCTAGCCCACTGCGAGTTGACGAACGGATTTTGCATTATCTAATGGGAGATCAGCATCTTGATCAACGCTTACTCCAACTTTTAGAACCGATAATTGCCAATTCTGTCCAGATTGATTCCCATAAACAAGTTGTCAATCAAGCGATCGCTACTTGGGCAAGTGCTTCCAATGAAAATCAATTAAAGCATTTACCTGTTTTGCAACTATGCGGCGAAGATGTAGCTAGCAAAATGGCGATCGCATCTGATATCTGCAATGATCTGGAATTAAAGCTTTATAAAATACCAGCTAACCTTTTACCCCATGATTTAATCAATCTCCAGTTAATTGCGCAACTATGCGATCGCGAATATTCATTAAGCGATATTGCTCTATTGATAGACTGCGATCGCGATGAAGTTCCCAATCAAAATCAAGATATGGCGATTGGCTATCTGATCGAGATTCTCGAATGTCCAATGATCATTAGTAGTCAAACTCGCCGTCGCCAACATCAGCGGACAATCATCACTTTTGAGGTGCGATCGCCTTCTATCGATGAGCAAAAGACATTATGGGAAGAATCTCTTAGCGATCTTGATAGTGAGAGCAAAGATTCTCTTAATGGCTCCATTCATGAACTTGTCTCTTATTTCAACCTCTCCCCTACGCATATCTACAATGCTTCTCTTAAAGCCAAAAGCACACACAACCCCGAATTAAATCACACCTTCCATCAATCACTTTGGAATGCCTGTCGCGCTCAATCTCGTCCGCGCCTTGACGAACTTGCTCAAAGTGTAGAAACAACGGCAACTTGGGAAGATCTGATTTTGCCATCTAAAGAAAAATTTGTGCTGCATGATATTGCCGCCCATGTACGCCAACGCTTAACTGTTTATGAAAAATGGGGATTTGCAGGTAGAAGTCGGCGGGGCTTAGGTATTAGTGCTCTGTTTGCGGGCTCAAGCGGCACTGGCAAGACGATGGCAGCGGAAGTATTGGGGAATGAGTTACAGCTTGATGTCTATCGCATTGATCTTAGCTCTGTAATTGACAAATATATTGGCGAAACCGAAAAAAACCTCAAACGCATTTTTGATGCTGCGGAAGGTGGTGGTGTGATTCTACTCTTTGATGAAGCTGATGCCCTCTTTGGTAAGCGCACCGAAGTTAAAGACAGTCACGATCGCCATGCCAATGTTGGAGTTAGCTATTTGCTACAAAGAATGGAGGCTTATCGCGGATTAGCTGTACTAACTACTAATCTTAAAAATTCTCTCGATCAAGCATTTTTAAGAAGGTTACGTTTTGTGATTCAGTTTCCTTTCCCTGATGCAGAGCAACGCGCTGAAATCTGGCGGCGAGCTTTCCCAAAGCAAACTCCCATTCTTGAACTAGACTACCTAAAACTTGGTAAGCTCAGTGTTGCGGGTGGTAACATTCGTAATATTGCCCTTAATTCAGCTTTTATTGCGGCGGATCACAATGAACCTGTGCAGATGAAACATATCTTGCAAGCTGCAAAAATTGAGTATATTAAACTCGAAAAACCAATGATGGATGCGGAGACAAAAGGATGGGTATAG
- a CDS encoding pentapeptide repeat-containing protein yields the protein MGIGKTAIAISTLIAITTATSVIAANQSHVDQLIKTKECSECDLPDARLAGADLINANIRDADLRKADMRGAKLDGAKFMRSNMLGADLRFALLSGADFLKANLLEAKLEGANLFRANFKYAILERAILNQASLKNADLQFAKLIGSKIDGANLESANLSLADLEKADLSNSRLKRANLRRANFSEANLTRANLEGASLEGTTFAGANLFHTDLRSSKIDSDTFFDPKWFLVWKIVNQRVEGQTLVAADLSGGNFEKANLAGVNLEDANFTEAYLFITNLRRSNLVRVKFNAANLRYADLTKANLTEADFTGAQLSDANLEGANLRLANLRESIINEETILDRKWRTVWEIVNRGGEERNFTKFDLSGANLRLARLRGARLVDADLSQSDLRGADFVGANLQRANLSGANLTGANLRGAVLQGANFCGATLTDGTIGKCK from the coding sequence ATGGGTATAGGCAAAACTGCGATCGCTATTTCTACGCTCATCGCCATCACTACCGCGACATCAGTAATTGCCGCCAATCAAAGCCATGTCGATCAACTGATCAAAACTAAAGAATGTTCAGAGTGTGACCTGCCCGATGCAAGACTAGCGGGAGCCGACTTGATCAATGCTAATATTCGGGATGCCGATCTTCGCAAAGCCGATATGCGCGGGGCTAAGCTAGATGGCGCAAAGTTTATGCGATCGAATATGTTGGGGGCAGATCTGCGCTTTGCCTTGTTGTCTGGCGCTGATTTTTTGAAAGCAAATTTGCTGGAAGCGAAACTCGAAGGGGCAAATCTATTTCGAGCTAATTTCAAATACGCTATCCTTGAACGGGCAATTCTCAATCAAGCTTCCTTAAAAAATGCTGATTTACAGTTCGCGAAACTAATCGGCTCAAAAATCGATGGTGCTAATCTCGAAAGCGCCAATTTATCCTTAGCCGATCTCGAAAAAGCCGATCTCTCCAATTCACGACTTAAACGCGCCAATCTTCGTAGAGCTAATTTTAGCGAGGCGAATCTGACAAGGGCAAATCTAGAAGGAGCAAGTTTAGAGGGAACTACCTTTGCGGGAGCGAATTTATTTCATACCGATCTGCGATCGAGCAAAATTGATAGCGACACATTCTTTGATCCTAAGTGGTTTCTAGTCTGGAAAATCGTCAATCAGCGCGTGGAAGGACAAACTCTGGTGGCGGCGGATTTGTCAGGTGGGAATTTTGAGAAAGCCAATCTTGCTGGCGTGAATTTAGAGGATGCGAACTTCACGGAGGCTTATCTATTCATCACGAATTTACGGCGGAGCAATCTTGTCCGTGTCAAGTTTAATGCTGCTAATTTACGCTATGCAGACTTAACAAAAGCAAATCTCACGGAAGCAGATTTTACAGGAGCACAATTGTCAGACGCAAATCTCGAAGGAGCGAATCTTCGCCTTGCTAATCTACGAGAAAGCATCATCAATGAAGAAACTATTCTCGATCGCAAGTGGCGTACAGTCTGGGAAATCGTCAATCGTGGCGGGGAAGAGCGGAATTTTACTAAATTCGATTTATCAGGTGCAAATCTACGCTTAGCACGCTTACGCGGTGCGAGACTAGTTGACGCAGATCTGAGTCAGTCTGACCTACGTGGTGCAGATTTTGTTGGTGCAAATTTACAACGCGCTAATCTATCAGGCGCAAATCTTACGGGTGCAAATCTACGGGGTGCAGTTTTACAAGGTGCAAATTTTTGCGGTGCAACCTTGACCGATGGAACCATTGGCAAATGCAAATAA
- a CDS encoding bifunctional 2-polyprenyl-6-hydroxyphenol methylase/3-demethylubiquinol 3-O-methyltransferase UbiG produces MEKHEQITIAEYQLTAESYRVGTWDHDVSQNREALIAAMPRVPGKILDLGCGPGRDLVAFQAMGHEVTGLDATPSFVEMAKQAAGCPVWEQSFLSLDLPSNSFDGIFANASLIHVPRADMLRVLKNLHEALCDRGALVMSMVRGNQEGFSERPTGYRYVSGWEYETLAPKLLEAQFQILRHYYRPTGVAIENQSWLVLVAQKVLN; encoded by the coding sequence ATGGAAAAACACGAACAAATCACGATCGCAGAATATCAACTTACCGCCGAGTCATATCGCGTTGGCACATGGGATCATGATGTATCGCAAAATCGTGAAGCTCTCATCGCAGCAATGCCCAGAGTCCCAGGTAAGATTTTGGATCTGGGTTGTGGTCCTGGACGAGATCTAGTTGCATTTCAGGCTATGGGGCACGAAGTAACGGGACTAGATGCCACTCCCTCATTTGTGGAAATGGCAAAACAGGCGGCTGGTTGTCCTGTATGGGAGCAGAGTTTTTTAAGCCTCGATCTACCCAGTAATAGCTTTGATGGGATCTTTGCCAACGCTTCATTAATCCATGTACCCAGAGCAGATATGCTGCGGGTGCTAAAGAATTTACATGAGGCTTTGTGCGATCGCGGAGCCTTAGTGATGTCGATGGTGCGCGGAAATCAGGAAGGTTTTTCCGAAAGACCTACTGGTTATCGCTATGTGAGTGGCTGGGAATATGAAACCCTAGCTCCAAAACTTTTAGAAGCCCAATTTCAGATTCTGAGACATTATTACCGACCAACTGGAGTTGCGATCGAAAATCAATCATGGTTAGTCCTCGTTGCCCAAAAAGTTCTCAATTAG
- a CDS encoding NB-ARC domain-containing protein: MTIEDAIAIVDMALQNKRLSNIQEQVFRQTWDGRTYSEIAEACGYDSSYIRDVGYRLWKILSDAFDERVTKHNLQVVVRTQSKNFQSQSTQQQPIAHNPHNPLSLVNPHNAEPIAAEPIAIDVNAKRCDWGNAIDTSIFYGRTEELATVKDWVISDRCRLLGVFGMGGIGKTAFATKLAEQVQSEFTLIAWKSLRNAPTVEMMLAELVSFLTNQAIATLPHDLNSLLGMFIPALKQSRCLIVLDNVESILRSGEIAGQYNEGYEGYGELFRQIGEVRHQSCLILTSREKPHDVLPPDSSDRMVRSLQLSGLKEEARQMFQPELAIASATRKLIDFYCGNPLALTVVSRSINSMFDGDIQEFLDQDANVFGDIRYLLDQQYGRLSEREQQVMYWLAIEREAITTDNLRQDIVPMISKSQILESVISLRWRSLIEKNANSFTQQPVVMEYMTDRLVDMAYNAAIERSPEFLMSYALVQHRAEDYIRETQIRHILQPLTNRLLAYYGTVDSLQRELHSLLETLRDRQTAIGYAQGNIMNLLRASQTDLTKSFCRFPERVTEHSDLQILERLLESDRAGGLATWDHRIPWANNPLAQQTSESKTQIRSKNLYYQWTEGSLEQLQQELKQQPKFRKKYHAWLNETEFAAIDADFEAVKITDTLNQPVDARLVFINEVKIVEPPANLPTPSDRRAQARKRKQEMRANRSKKLG; the protein is encoded by the coding sequence ATGACTATTGAAGACGCGATCGCAATTGTTGATATGGCTTTACAAAACAAGCGCCTAAGCAACATTCAGGAGCAAGTATTTCGCCAAACATGGGATGGCAGGACTTACTCTGAGATTGCTGAGGCTTGCGGATATGATTCTTCATATATTCGTGATGTTGGTTATCGTCTATGGAAAATCTTGTCAGATGCTTTTGATGAGCGGGTAACGAAGCACAATCTGCAAGTAGTAGTGCGGACTCAATCTAAAAATTTTCAGTCTCAATCTACTCAACAGCAACCGATCGCTCACAATCCTCACAATCCTTTGAGTCTCGTCAATCCTCACAATGCTGAACCGATCGCGGCTGAACCGATCGCGATTGATGTAAATGCTAAGCGCTGTGATTGGGGCAATGCGATCGATACATCAATTTTTTATGGTCGTACCGAAGAACTTGCCACGGTCAAAGATTGGGTAATTAGCGATCGCTGCCGCCTTTTGGGAGTATTTGGGATGGGAGGTATTGGTAAAACAGCCTTTGCAACCAAGCTTGCTGAACAAGTACAGTCAGAATTTACGCTGATCGCTTGGAAATCCCTTCGCAATGCGCCAACCGTAGAAATGATGCTTGCGGAATTGGTCAGCTTTTTAACAAATCAAGCGATCGCAACTTTGCCTCATGATTTAAACAGTCTCTTGGGGATGTTCATTCCTGCTCTAAAGCAATCGCGTTGTTTGATTGTGTTAGATAATGTGGAATCAATTCTCCGTAGTGGCGAAATCGCGGGGCAGTATAATGAAGGTTATGAAGGCTATGGTGAGTTATTCCGTCAAATTGGGGAAGTGCGCCATCAAAGCTGTTTAATTCTAACCAGCCGCGAAAAACCCCATGATGTGTTACCACCCGACAGCAGCGATCGCATGGTACGTTCTTTACAATTGTCTGGCTTAAAAGAAGAAGCGCGGCAAATGTTTCAACCTGAATTGGCGATCGCTTCGGCAACTCGGAAATTGATCGACTTCTATTGTGGCAATCCACTCGCGCTAACAGTTGTGTCGCGTTCGATCAACAGCATGTTCGATGGGGACATTCAAGAATTTCTCGATCAGGATGCCAATGTGTTCGGCGATATCCGTTATCTCCTTGATCAGCAATATGGTCGTCTTTCTGAACGTGAGCAACAGGTGATGTATTGGCTAGCGATCGAACGTGAAGCAATTACCACTGACAATCTGCGTCAAGATATCGTGCCAATGATTTCCAAGTCGCAAATTCTGGAATCGGTGATTTCTCTACGCTGGCGATCGCTGATTGAGAAGAATGCCAACAGCTTCACGCAACAGCCCGTAGTTATGGAATATATGACCGATCGATTGGTCGATATGGCTTACAATGCGGCGATTGAGCGTAGTCCCGAATTCTTGATGAGTTATGCTCTTGTCCAACACCGCGCCGAAGACTACATTCGCGAAACCCAGATTCGTCATATTTTACAACCACTTACCAATCGCCTCTTGGCGTACTATGGTACTGTCGATTCTTTGCAGCGCGAATTGCATAGCTTGCTTGAGACTTTACGCGATCGGCAAACAGCGATCGGCTATGCCCAAGGCAATATCATGAATCTCCTACGCGCATCTCAGACTGACCTAACCAAAAGCTTTTGCCGATTCCCAGAACGGGTAACTGAGCATTCTGATCTCCAAATTTTAGAGAGACTGCTTGAGAGCGATCGCGCTGGTGGGCTTGCCACATGGGATCATCGCATTCCTTGGGCAAATAATCCTCTTGCTCAACAAACTTCTGAATCAAAAACCCAAATCCGCAGTAAAAATCTTTACTATCAATGGACAGAAGGCTCCCTCGAACAGTTGCAACAGGAACTGAAGCAACAACCTAAATTCCGTAAGAAGTATCATGCTTGGCTGAACGAGACTGAATTTGCAGCGATCGATGCTGATTTTGAAGCTGTAAAAATCACAGATACTCTCAATCAACCCGTTGATGCAAGATTAGTCTTTATCAATGAGGTGAAGATTGTCGAGCCACCCGCAAATTTGCCAACACCAAGCGATCGTCGCGCCCAAGCTAGAAAGAGAAAGCAAGAGATGCGAGCCAATCGTTCTAAAAAGCTTGGTTAA